Within the Bacillota bacterium genome, the region GTGTATCATTCGGAATCTTCTCAAATGCTTTATCCAGCATTTTCGTCACCATCGACAGCACTGGCCTGTCCGAAATGGTGTAGCTGACAATCCTGGCTGCACAAATCTAAAATTGGCGATAAATACAACTTCTGTCCAAACAGACTGAACTCGGTGACATCGGTCACCCATTTCTGGTTTGGCGCCATTGCTTTAAAGTCCCGTTCCAGCAGGTTTGGAGCAACCTTGCCCACTTCACCCTTGTAGGAGCGGTATTTCTTCATCCTTACACGACAGACGAT harbors:
- a CDS encoding IS3 family transposase, with translation MIWELRHKHKISLLIEVSGLPRSTYYYYAKRRAQPDKYSEIKEQITGIYNENKGRYGYRRITAVLYSRGYCINHKTVQMLMKQIGIVCRVRMKKYRSYKGEVGKVAPNLLERDFKAMAPNQKWVTDVTEFSLFGQKLYLSPILDLCSQDCQLHHFGQASAVDGDENAG